The genomic stretch aagacgagaaagaacctgatcgacccttacGGGAAAAGGGCTCGGGGActtcctcgcaccatgggaacaggcactacgtgtaaagaacacgcaacctatcccttGAAACACTCCAAACTAAAGCCGTCaaggggtaaaagcctttgaaggaatgacatcattcctccaaaaggctcgggggctacacccggcgggtgcgctcgcgcgcaccccccgGAGAAGAGTGAAAGGCTCCTAGTCAGCTACAAAGCAGTCCCCGGGGAAGGAACCTCTAAAGAGGTAAACCTaccccttcagaggctcgggggctactgttgggtaccataataaggggtacccaaatcagagcagttaaaaaacacaaaaaaacatactaattacaatcatcagggcctcggacgcaagttccgactcgcccgacccctcagggcctcggacgccagttccgactcgcccgacctactcagggcctcggacgccagttccgactcgcccgacccctcatggcctcggacgcaagctccgtttcgcccgaccccgtccaggctcgggcgccggaccccactccaccTGGGTAACAAGACTTCCCCCGACATGACGGACGCGACGGCCCCCATAAcgcggcagggcaaggcgacgactgtttcaaccaccccggtcactgtggccttacctctgtcactatacacccttacccctgttcactgtagcacactaccgcacagtagaaagggaatgggtgaggtaaatcagcaccactgtttgtggtcatttcccactgttgacaggatatgcagcagtaccggcgatccgacccccacgacccCTACAGGGTTCGGTAACCCTCTATAGGAGTAGCCATGCTgtcaaccatccctcaaggacgagatggaccagcctcaacagggtcgggactgtgtttTCACCCTTCAATAaaagaaatctactcatgtaaatactTGGCCTTcccttgggactataaaaggggagccagggttcacaactaGAGAGAGATCGGACAAGTTTAGAAAaacacacacgcacacaacactctttcacagagcaacagcccgcactctgtccacaccaagccgagacctgggacttagccctctctcgcaaccagcttgtaccccctactgcaagcacctttgggtgcaacgttatacagaatccaccgccacactggacgtagggcattcttggcccgaaccagtataaaccctctgtgtctcacttgcatcaccatccaagcttggtcagtcacgcaacttatacttgttagtgcctagaccgcgagtctagacgccgacaactTGAGTTGTCCAGAATGTCAACTAAAacaggtatggagggagtataattgAAAGCTTTATTCTATAATTTTATATATAGATATTTAATTTTATGACTCACAAAGAGAGTTAGTAATCATAATACAAAAGTTTCATTCTCATAGAACTTACTTCTTTACTCTTTTCTTTAAAATGTTATGCGAGCTCAGCACTTCACAAAGGGCTTCTTTGCTGCTTGTCTCTCCACCAGGCACTTCTCCCTTGAGCTTGCCCCCAATTGCCACCATCGAGCTCACCTCTAGTGACACGTGCAAGAAGAGAAAGGCAAGCTTGTCATAAAATGACATGCTAAACATTTTAGGTTGGCTTTTTCCGAAAGCTTTTTATGCATGAAATTGTTTAAAAACTAACTTGTTCGGTTGTTTCGGATTCATGGCTTGGATTATTCCTGGCTAGAATGactgtgtgtgttttttttagTATTTATTAGCTGGATTGGTTCCTGCCTCCATTCCAGAATATCGAAtttgtgagaaaaaaaaaacttctgaAAAATAAGTGGATCCAAACAGAACTTATATGTGGGGAGACATCGCAAATTCGTAATGAACAGCACAGCTACATCTAATTTGTCAGTTTGAAATTAAAAATTTAAAACGGTTTCTCACCGGTCGCTTCTTTCTCAGTTTCACCAATAAAAATTCAAATGGACGACCGCATTCCGCATGAGCTTACACAAACGATTTAAAAACACGTGCATCGCGTGCTATCGCATTGGTGGGTGGTTAACTGGTTGTGTCATTCAGATTCAGTGCTCTGTGCTCTTCGTTTGCTTAACCAAGCGTTTTCAATTTTGCAGACCTGTTGTAGACATCTTGCGTATGCAAACCGCAAAAGTGTAGCTATTGGAAAGTATATTACGAACCAATTTACATTGTCACGTATACTCCTCGAATTGGGGGATGAAATGAAATACATGAATATACATCGAGAATGAAAGAATCGGCAAACAATCTCAGAACGAACCAGGGCATGCTATGTGTTTTTTTTAGCAGAAGAGGTAGCCAAAAGCGGCGACAGTGACGGCAGCGAAGGCCGGCGCGGCGACTGTGGCGCCGGAGGTGGGAGCCGGGGCGGGCGCGTCGGCGGCAGCGGAGGCCGCGCCGACGAGGGAGGAGGCGATGACCACGGCGGCCGCGGCCACGACGAGGACCTTGGCCTTCAATTGCCCTGCCATCTTTTCGGTAGACGGTAGCTGCTTCTGTCGATCGAGATGATGCGAGGAAGAGGAATGGATGGTTCGGTAGCAGTGGCGACGTCTGCGAGATTAGAAGCAGAATTCTTGTCCCGTCGCTCTTGTTTCGGCGGATGCACAAACAGGGGGAGAGGCAAGCGTTATATAGAGCTGGGCGCCTGGGCCGGAGGGAGAGGCCATCAGGTTAACAGTGGTCACGTAGGTGGCCTTGGTTCGGCGTGGTGCCGGGTGGGCGCTTTGCCTTGCTATGGCTGGCTGTTCCCGGGTTCATCATGATTCATGAGTGACTGTTGTGAGGGTTGGCGGAGTGGGGCACATGAGCGCAACTCTGCAATGCCGGCCTATATATATGAGGAGAGAGATGGCTCAAAGGCTCTACAATCATCCTTTGCCATTGAACTACCTCTACTGGGCTTCTTTCTGGCTCGCAGACTGGCTCCCGTCCTAGTTTGCATAACTGGGCCTGGACGCGACCAAATACGAGGAGTCCAGAGCCCATTTCCCCCCCGAGGTCAGCCCAGATCAAACTTTTTCTCTAGCTTAGCACAGAGCAAGTTCAAGACAACCTAGAGCAACTTCCTTTCAAAAGAGAGAATTATGATGGTTGTCTGAACAAGCATCTTCTTCCTGAACCTGAACTCGTACGATGAGGTTGCAGGCAGAAGCATTGTGCTATTCAGCTAGTGCAAAGTGAATACATAGGCGAAGACTAAAAACGGGAGGTACCAGATTCAGAAAACCGTTGaggattcttttttttttcttttcttgctaCTCCCTTTCAAATTCCAATAGAGGTGGGCTGAAGGACCGCATCCGATCCAGATGCAGTCCTATACGTACGTAAACTATTAGAAGTCAAACGAACGAGGGGTGCGCTCCAACTCCAAGAAGCTCATCACCACACTCATCAAGGGGACACGCGCAGCAGCCTACATTCCCCCCCGCAGCCGCAGGCCACTCCTCGTCTCGGCAGCCTCCAACAGAGGCGCCAATCCAGGCCGACAGCAGAGCGCGGCAGCGCGCAGCACACCggcgacacacacacacacacacacacatcggTTTATCCCTATGTACACACATCAGAATTCAGAATCACTACTACTTGAATTCACCTCCCACAGCCAGCCATGTCGAGGCGTATGAATCCATCGACCTCTCGCTTATTCAGGGGTGCAGTGACCTCATCGACATCGCTTCAGGCCGGCCGCTAAAGCACCGGCGGCGACGGCATCGGGGTCGGCGGCGGCAGGCCGTGGGACTCCACGAGGATGGACCACAGCACGTGCACGTCCTCGCATTGGCACGACTTGACGTCGTCGTACAGGATGTAGATCCCTCTCTCTGCACAGCACAGAGCAGGAGCAAGGAGGATTTTTCTCCATTCAGACATTCATCAGAGAACCGGAGGAGCAGAGCAGAACAGAAACAGAAACAGAACAGAAGAGAGCGTGTGATGGGCATGCATGGCGAACGTACTCTTGCGCTGCTGCTGCACCGCGTTGACGCGGCACCAGAGCTTCCTGAGCGGGGAGAGCACGGCCCGGAGCCACCCCATGCCGAGCCTTGCCCGCCTCCTGCATCTCATATCTATAGCAGAGCCAGAGCCAAACCGTGTGGTGGGTTGGTTCGTCGTGAAGACGAGCACGTGAAGAACAAGAGCTGCTGCTGCAGAGGAAGAAGGGCAGGGGCAGGGCAGGTGGTGTGGTGCGGTCACTGGTCATGGTCAGTGAGTGCAGTGGTGCCTGTGTATATGAGCGCCGGTGAAGTAACCCGCAGAGCTTGCCTTTGGCTTGCTTTACACTTGGGTAAAGCCTCCCACACTGTTCTCTCTTCCTTGCGTTGGGTTCCGTCGGAGAGAgtgctccctctccctctccctctccctctgccACAACCACAACGGACTCCCTTGCCGCACAATCATGCTACGGCGCCGGCCGAACGGCCGAAGCCGCGCGCGCCCGCAGGCCGCACCTGATCTTTACGTTGCCCCGTCGCTGTCGCGGATCGATCGAACCCTCGCGTACGTACGACTACGACCCTTCACTCTCAAGATCGTCACCGTGCCCCCATTAAACTAGTGCACGCCGCAGCGTCTAGCTTGTTTCTTTGCCTCATGTAATAAAGAAACCAATCAgggccaaaaaaaaaacaagacaacagtcgtcgtcgtcgttaatCAGTTTCTTCTGCGCCTTGTTCACCAGTGGATTAAGCAAAGATGCATCATATCCCCCGGGGCTAAATTAAGATACAGGGTCGGGCGTGCGAGGACGTACGTACGTTGGGTACGTACGCCGGACGCGTGCGCCGGAAGCTCCTCCTTTTCTTGGCGTCCATGATGCTTGCTTGGACCGACGCGCCGCGGAGGCGTGTGAACGCATGCATTGCATTGCTTGGGTAAACTCTTACGACGCACGGCACCGATTTTACCAGACAGGTGAGGTGTGAGGTCAggtgagcgagcgagcgagcgagggaGCAAGACAGGCTCACGTCtctacttccacccaaaatctaaaaacttttcaagatttttccgtcacatcgaatatttagaagcatgcatggagtattaaatataaatgaataataaaaactaattacacagtttggtcgaaatttacgagacgaatcttttgagtctagttagactatgattggacaataattaccacaaacaaacgaaagtgttacagtgtcatgaaaaaatttcgggaaggaactaaacaatgcctaaaaAGTTTTCATGGCTGGTGAGTCGATGGCACCTCCATCAAGTCTGGCCATGGAGACGGGCTCGCTCGTTATCTCACATGGAAGGTGTTTTCGTGTTCTTCTCTGGCACCCCATCGCATGGATTGCGGCCGTGGTGGTCGTGTGACCATTGTTCTCGTGCTCTATCAAGTGTCTGGCTCTGGCTCACGATCTACCAGACGAAGGAAGGATCTGCGTAAACTTAACAAGCCAGCGTCGTGAAAGAGATTCGTCAAACACGCTTTTTATTTGTTTCTTGATTTAGCAGGCATGATTACCCGGGTGGGCCGTCCAGgatcctctgatgtgatccctTTCGGCCAATTAAATATGTTACATGCGTTTGATTTTGATCTGCTAGCACGATCAGTAGCTGAGCCATCAGCAGCTCTGTAGACGGAGAACTTGACGCTGTACCTTCCATTTGGTTGGGTTGGAACTTGGAAGCAGCTACTGTTGCTCAAAAGATGGCCGTCCCTGCTACTCGATAATAGTGCAAATATGTATCCAACACGCGAGGATACACGTGCACCTATACATATTCGACATCACCAAGagccaaaaaaaaagagtgatgCATGTTCATTGTGAGAGAATAATTTATGAAGCAACATATAAATTtaaggtcaaacttgagatggtttaactttttaagattcttaaaATGTCTTATGATTTTGAGACGGAGGAAGTAGAACCGAGTAAGTTgcagagagaagaaaaaaaaaaggtccaATGCGCGATGAACCGAGTCTCCCGGACTGACGACCGAACAACCGACTCGGGCTCAAGAGCAAACGCGTATACTCCTACAAGATTGCAGGGGCGCTAGAGCAGGTCCGGATGGACGATTCAGCCGGCGTCCTCACCCTGGAAGGACTGCTTCTGACGTTCAGGGGCCTGAAGGCGCGCTTCGCGGAAGAGTCCAAGAGTTGTGCGGCGTGGCTCGGCTGCTGTGGATTTATGGGATCCACGCAGGGAGAAGGGGCCAATCCATTGTGGGTACACCGTACACCCATGGTTGCCGATGCTAGAGCAAAGCAGCATGGAGACCTTGTGCCATTCCATCGAGTACAAGCTGAGCAGCGTCCTCCGCACATCCCAAGCGCACGACACCTCGGCTTACGCTCTGTTGTCTCCGTGGAGAAACGTCTTCGATTCTGCACTCTGGGAAGACCTGGTTGCTCGTTATTACATCGTCCAGAAACTGAAGATGGCACTGCAAGAGCTTCAGATCAACCCGGCGGACCAGAAGCTCGATGAGTTCAGGTGGATGATGCTTTGGGCTTCTCTACAATCCCGGAGCGCTGCATGGTCCATTAATTTGCTGGAAAGTTGATTTCTTCAGCATGTGGCATCAGGTCACACCATTTGCTGTGTTCACCAAACCCTGATTTCAATGAGATTGTCAACTGGTATAAGGTCTGGAAGGAGATCTTCCCACCTGAATTGCTTACTGACACGCGCATACGGATGCTTTTGACACTTGGGCTGGACCTGATGGACCGAGCCGCGGAAGGACTTGAGGTTCTTCAGCCTGGAACTGGGGAGGATATGGCATACTCGAGTACGCGAGAGGTACTGATAGTGCAGAGAAACTTCAAGTTCATGCAGCAGAGGAAGCATCAGAGTTCACTTCTTGCCATGGAGCAACCGAGCCGGATCTAAGCTTCAAGGAGTGTATCCAGGCATACGCTATGGAGAAAGGTATGTTGTTTATGCCTAGAGTCGGCAGGTTCTACAATGGCATGCCTGTGTACGAGTTTGGCTCTGTAAATATTTGCTTAGACTCCGTGGAGCGAGTAGTCTACGCACAACTTCGAGAAGGAATCGAGCGATGGAGTGTTGTATCTCTTAGGCAATTGGTGGAAATGAATTTGTagctaaggccttatttagttcaccctaagatcccaaaatttttcaaaattatccgtcacatcgaatctttagacgtatgcataaagcattaaatatatattaaaaaataactaattgcacagtttgcctgtaatttgcgagacgaatcttttgagcctagttagtctatgattggacagcaAACCAAAGTGTTATAGTAGCCAAATCTAAAAGTTTTTCACTAACTAAATAAGTCCTAACTTGCTAAATCACCCAACATGGAGCATTCGTGTCATTTCCAAATCCCTCTCCGATCACCCCTATTTTTCCCATGTTATGTAAAGCCCTCAGAGATAACATATGTACGTACTCCTAGTATAAGCAAACTGTGTCGATCATTTGCTATGGTAATTTTTCTCGATCACACAAAAAAGTTTGTGCGTTTTTATATAAGGCAATGTTCAATACAACATATCTTAGTGGCGCTCTAGGGGATCAATAAGTTGTACATAAAGCCCAACCTTCCTAGTGTACTGCATCAGAGATCAACCTAAATTGTGGCGTCGGCTAGGAGGCCTATACCTGGGCTACCGAGCATTTGCTATGATAATTGCAAATTACTATTGATGGCATGAAGGTTTTAGACATGTTTTTTCCTTCTATTTAGGGAGAGGggggtgtcgacgaaagctggtcggcagtctaccttggggtatacccacggtagtagtttatcggtagacggtgcgcaaactacgaactcgatggtgacgcaagacacggacaagctttttatccaggttcggccgccgagttggcgtaatacctacgtcctgcgtctggttgtattggattgtgttgagagataatctgtcctagggggtccccttgcccctccttatatagtctggagggcagggttacagatctagaaactaatcctagccggttacaattgccatagataattcgatatcaattcctattctaaccgactagaatcctgcttgatctccacgtcttgtttccttgcgcgaaactcgggctgtcggatcaagccttgaactcgtctcgtagtgggccaagcttcctggctgaagtctagccgtaagggtataggggtttatacccccacagctagtccccgagcgccatgtattgtgatgcaacactccgtcttgagcttcttcgatcagcgtggCCTGTCGTCCTCAATGAGCGGGGAAATCGCCCAAACGGTTCATTGATCAACGttgtcatcgaagaagcaggttgttcgaagaatgcatggtgctctaaaaaaaatttctttcctggtgaagtgtgcccactttgccctttttgaaaggtagcAGCATCCAAAAaaggcaagcaaattcaccgccaggtgaagtgtgcccacttagtccccgagcctggtagtaggtgacgtaggcacgtggtgccagggtcaaaagaaaattccccaaagtagttttgagactgagatgcatcgctagatgcatcgtaccgatgtagtccccgagcttgctggaaggcgaagtatgagccttgtagcaaggtctaaaaaattgaattcagcagtccccgagcatgtcatgctcgtctgcaatcgaaaagaccaatcgaccagtccccaggcaCTTAGTACGCTGcctggaattatatgttgctattctgcacgaccagtccccgagcgtcgagtgctcagtggtcggtgcatgctttaaagcttttgagctgatagactgagcgaccagtccccgagcgtcgagtgctcggtggtcggtgcagtccttgaggttccgagctgatagactgggcgaccagtccccgagcgtcgagtgctcggtggtcggtgcagtccttgaagttccgagctgatagactgggcgaccagtccccgagcgtcgagtgctcggtggtcggtgcagtccccggattgctgactcactggcgtatgtgccttcttacttttgaaaagatcttttcaaTTAAAGCtgacgtgacggggtctcctgacgatatgtcagacggatgcatgaaaagctgcacctggcaactgtacaaccgctctttgcatggtttgagaaaaggaaaccatcaattggtacgaaaatttcgccgcattaattgtctataatcattataaaccgaaacgccgcgtccgccgcatggcctgcccacttcccgagaatacaggaagtgggagaggtggggtcgcgggtttataagggcctaataggaccgtctgtaccgcttctcctgccattgccttcaaaccttccgctctcatcttctccaacctCCTGAATCTTCCTAACTCCatcccacattcgcacctctaatggcgaagagcgactccaggaagagggccgagctgatggccaaggagtggaagaagtctcgcagcaccacaaaatctctcggtgacctcgtcgatatggggcttctgcacggcgcagagctcggcggctggagggaaccggagggggagagctaccccgaccctcgcgctggtgagatcgtcgtttttgaggatttcatcaagagaggctttggtgttcctgttcatccttttcttcaaggtcttcttttgtactatgagatcgggatttacaatctgcacccgaactcaattctccttatttccaccttcatccatctgtgcgaggcctatgttggcatagagccgcactttgatcttttccggtatcttttctgtctgaggaagaagggagcagttggaggctccaaggttgcaggtggagtatacctcaaccttcgtgatgggatgaagaatcgctacctgcactgcccatggaacacctccttgaccgaatggtacaagaagtggttctacgtcagggaggaaccgggcagctccacgttctgcgacgtggggtacattcccgagaagaggtcgagctggaccgaccgcccagagttcgacggtcaagtggcggatctgatgaagctgatcgactggtcgcgcctggatgggcttggcgtggtcggcaacttcatttgccgccgggtgatgccctgccagaagagggtgcactcggcgtatgagtatgccggaagcacagacccgaccaggatgcggtcggagatcctggagaaagcggaggtacaacagctgctgaacgagctgtttaacttcgcggatgggggcttcacccgtagcagtgatcgggtgcaagccttcaagttaggacgaccagcaccaaaggtatgtagcagactccgtttgatcattcgtatgtCGTCTGTAGTTGGCTCATCTCTGTtacttttgcaggtcggtgatgtcgaccggtgcgtagtgtacgtatcactggcaccggggatggaagatcctgtgggagaggtcccgccagaggaagaccgagcccgccccgtcccgacctccgaggagagggtagcggggaaaaggccattgccggtggaTCCCCTGCCGacgccggagctgccggcagacctgccggcggagagcagccaagcgccgaagcgtcgtcggctcgtgcggatcgtcgacgacgacgacgacgacgaagaggctgcgccgtcgttggtccgacagcctcggggccgcccagacgctgcgccggtcgccactgatcgagtggccagcggcgcagctgccccgcaagttgccgaggtgggggcacaggcgccgaccggccgggcgaggaggaggttcaccgcgacccatcgccggtcagacctgtaagtgttcaacttacgtattttggactcctttttttttaacttttgttcctgtagtgcggcatcggatgtcgaccctggccaaactcccggccagggaacgggcgagcctgcccgcggttctggggaagcggccccccagaccacagaacaGCCGactgctgcagtcgcgcctgggagcaccgaggagctcccgagcgcggcgccgactacaacaagcagcccgaccagggctggggaggctcccccaactgactcctcggagaagggaaggtctccgaccgctcctcctgccggggggagtgaagtccccccgccgccccgagcaggagcctctccggctgcgggctccccaggtctggtccaagggacggtgacgcctgggaccaccaccgggggtgacgcagcccaggaggaggaaaccagggcggcctccgacgacgaggtagaagagatcgagggtcgtccccgtgatggccgccaacacgtgtatgtgtggcgccaacgcggggatcactttatcggtcatgaggagctcgccgagtccgaagaggccgccagggtggagcgcgcggccaagcgccttgtcgacgaagtcaaggtaagcggcgttttgagctgccgcgcattcttttgccttgtcttctgcGCATTGTTATAtgtttgctttgtaggacgttatgaaaacggcgaagtaccggaaacggtgctttgaccagatagaaggcgtcatggccgagaacaaggcccttgccgcggaggtagaccggttgcgggcggaggtcggagagaaggtggtcgagatgagcgccgaaaaggagcgtcgtctcgacctcgctcgtcgcctggccgaccagtaccggctgcaggaaggttagtcacacgctccgagcagtttcgcatacttgtatagtttgctttgctgaccagtttaggattcacgcagacttggaggaggaggtggcgagcctccaacaagagaaggagcagctcggccaacagctcgccagtgcacaggagtccggacggcgagcggaggaggaattaagtcgaaaagaccgggagttagctggtaatgggtgccgccttgttggttgctacctgcccctttgcttgtctggtatgccgaaagtaacgtttcgtttcgtttgcagtgctcaaggtgaacgccaaaaagcacctggatgagctggtcaaggaccgggactcctggaaggtcaactgttgcaggatctggaagggagtgtccccggtcctggacctgatcagtcccgagctcccggagagccagccccgcgcgccgcagttgaccccggtccaaaaggcgcaacgggcgtgggactggctccagcagtttgtgaaggacgccggggagtttgccggcgcgcacgtcctcagcatggtacgcgcccactaccccctggtcgacttgagcaggctggagaaggggtacccgaaggaagtcggcccacaggaagcggacgaacttcgtggtagtctgctggacttgtcgtcgacagtgatcggcgacatcaacctgtgcggaacggccactcctccagaccagccgagctcagataggtcggctagggagttgtcgggcgcgtcctttgctggagatgggcggtcgacgcctgcggtctcgaccagccaggcgccggtggccccgaccccttcgtccgg from Sorghum bicolor cultivar BTx623 chromosome 3, Sorghum_bicolor_NCBIv3, whole genome shotgun sequence encodes the following:
- the LOC8079293 gene encoding uncharacterized protein LOC8079293, whose amino-acid sequence is MRCRRRARLGMGWLRAVLSPLRKLWCRVNAVQQQRKKRGIYILYDDVKSCQCEDVHVLWSILVESHGLPPPTPMPSPPVL